The DNA window TTCGCCGAATTTTTCGTCGACCGGCACCATCCGACTGCCCGGCGCAACCACGCGCGAGGCCGCGCCGCCGAACAGACCGCGTACCTCTCCATAACAACGCGCGCCAGGGACGAAGACCCGCTGCCCGACCGTCAGCCCGGCCTGCAGGCCGGCGAAGATGACGCGACCGACGGATTCGTAACCGGGAACGAGCGGATAGCCCATGCCGGGAAAGTCCGGCATGCGACCCGACCAGAGCAGGCGTTCGGTGCCGGTGCTGATGCCGCTCCATTCGATATCGACCACAACATCGGCGTCGCCCGGCGGCGTGAGCGCGAGCCGCTGGAGCGAGAGACGTTCGGGTTGTTCGAGGACGACGGCGAGTGCTTCGAGAGTCGGCGTATCGGGGTTCAAGATGTGGGCTCGACAAGTTGAATCTGACGGATTCGCCAGTTTAACGAAAGTTGAGTGTCAGTCTAGGGTGACAGGGCGGGATATTGATCTGGATTGATAAAAAGCCGCGCGCGTCGAGGATGGAAAAGCGCTGCTCTTCACTGAGTCGCGTCAGGATCGGCTGGCGGTTATTTTCTCGCTAGTTGTCTGTAAACCTCATCGTCGTTGCGTTTACCAATCACCAGGATCCGCAAATCCTCGTCCCGCACCTCGTAGACAATCCGGTATGGACCATTCAGATCGACTGAGCAACCGTCATGTACTCTCTCAAGAAGGATCTCCGGATCGTGAGCGAAAGGCTGGGCGCGAACAGAAAATCGGTGGAGTCTATCCCGGAAATCAATTGGATTCCGCGATCGTCCCTTGCCCAAGCCGTTCTCATTTTAGGTGATTTCCGGGAAAGACTTTACCGATTTCCGTTCGTCCTGAGTCCTGAGCGGAGCCGAAGGGTCGAAGGATGACCGGAAATCGCGCTCCGAGGCTGACATTGCAGCCGTTCATGGTTCGACAAGCTCACCACGAACGGCTGCAATGTCACCACGAACGGCTGCAATGTCACCACGAACGGCTGCAATGTCACCACGAACGGTTGCAATTTAGGTATGAACTTTGCCAAAAATCACCTTAGCGTTATCCGTCATCGTAGAGCCCGCTTGCGGGCGACATGACACGCCAAAAGCCTTTAGGTCTGCCAACCCCCGTCGCCCGCAAGCAAACCCGCAGGCCCGCAAGTCGCCCGCAAGCGGGCTCCTACGTCAAAACGAGACCTTCTACCCCGCCCGCCGCGCCAGCAGCAATTGAGTCAGGATCGGCTGACGCGTCGACACCGCGCGTACCCGATCGAATTCGGCAACCAGCAGCATCTGTTCCAGTTCGCGCGGCGTCCGCGGACGTCCGCTCCCCATCGCCAGCAGATAGAAACCGAAATAGGCATCGCCGATCGGCTCGGCGCCCGGGGTTCCGGACATCGGTTCCGCCACCATCAGCGTCCCACCAGGCGGCAGACCGCGCCGGGCCGCGACCATGATGGCCTGCGCGACCGCGTCATCGTGATCGTGGAGCACCCGCACCAGCGAGACGAGATCCGCGCCTTCCGGCAGGGGATCGCGCAGCACGTCGCCACCGACCGCCGTGGCGCGATCCGCCAGCCCTTCACGCTCGAAACGCGCGCGGGCACGGTCCGCCACGGCGGGCAGATCGAAGAGGATGACGCGCAGATGCGGCCAGCGTTTGGCCGCCGCGACCAGGAAGGTACCGTCGCCGCCGCCCAGATCGAGCAGACAGCGATGATCCTTCAGCGAATAGACATCGAGCACTTCGCCAGCGATGAGCTGCTGGGAGTCGGCCATCAGGTCGGTATAGCCGCCGACGGCCTGATCTCGCGCGGACGCCGGCGCATCGGCGCCGACATAGGCCCAGTAATCCTTGAGATCGTGCCGCTCGGCCTCGCCGCGCAGCAGCGCAACGGGATCGCTCAGATCGGCATAGACCATCGCATGATGCTCGATCATGGACGTGATACCGGAATTTCCCATCATGGCCGCGCCAAGTTCGCCCAAAGCATAGCAATCCGCGCCCCGCGATTCGACCAGACGCAGACTGGCCGCCGCGCGCAGGAGCCGGCGCGCGCCATCGGGCGGCAAAGCGAGACGTTTCGCCACCTCATCGGCCGTTTGCGGCCCCTCGGACAACAGATCGAACAGACGCAGACGCACGCAGGCGAACAGGATCTGGGAATAGACGAACCCGGCCACAATATCGAACAGCTCGCGCGCCCGACGACGGGCGATGGGTCGCGTCAGGGGAAAACTCGCGGCCCACCGTTGAAAGCGGGGATTCGCGAGCACACGATTACGAAGGGTCAACCAGCGATCGGGAATCCGCACGGAGAGGTTACCTATGACACACGCACAACACAGCCCGCGGCGTTCAAGGAGACAGGAGGAACGGTCAGGCCGCCCGCTGAGCCAGGTTCTTCGGCATGATGTGCCGGGACTCCGCCATCAGCACCTCGGCCAACTGATCGCGGCCCGGACAGGCCGGAATCGCGTCGATGGCGCCCTTGACCAGTTGCCGGAGCCGATCGATGGCGCCGTCGACACCCAGTTCGCCTGCCGCGCTCGGACGGTTGAGCAGGGCGTCGCGGCCAACCGGCTTGCCGACTTCCTGGGCGCTCGCGGCCACGTCACGCAGATCGTCCGCGACCTGATAGGCCTCGCCGATGCGATCGCCGACCACCCGCCAGGCATCCGCGTCCGCGCCCGCCACTTGGGCGCCGGCGGCGGTGGCCGCAGCGAACAGGGAGCCGGTCTTGGCGCGGTGATAATCCTCGACCGACACGCGCGGCTCGCACTCCCAGGCTTGACCCGCGGTGATCCCGAAGGGCATGCCCACGGAGCGGCTGACGGTCAGCAGCAGAGGCCCGAGGCGCTCGGGCGTCGCGGCGAGACTGCGCGCCAGATGCTCGAAAGCCAGGATGATCAGGGCATCGCCCGCCAGCACGGCCAGCGGCTCGCCAAAGGCGCGATGCACGGAGGGCATGCCGCGACGCAAGGGAGAATCGTCGAAACAGGGCAGATCGTCATGCACCAGCGAGGCGCAATGCAGCAGCTCGATCGACGCACCGACGGCATCGGCCGCCGCGAAATCGCGGCTTCCGCACGCGGCGGCGACCGCGAGACAGAGGCGCGGGCGGACCCGCGCACCACTGGGAAACACCGCATGGCGAACCGCCTCGGCCAAGCGAGGCGGACAGCCGGCGATGGCCACCGTGTCTATTGCAGCGGCCAAGGCCCGCTCGATTCTCGTGGTGGCATCCATCGGTGATCCCCCGGTAACCGCTTTCATATGTAAGAAATGATTGACACTTAATAGTGTCATCTACAATAGACATCAACGCCCTAGGCGTCAATGCGAATCAAAAGAGGCCGTAGCCAGATGCCCACAAAAAGCGTGATCGTCATCGGCGCCGGGATCGGAGGTCTCGTGACCGCCGTTCAGCTCGCGTCGCACGGCCTCAAGGTCAGGGTGCTCGAACGCGCGGAAACACCGGGCGGCAAGATGCGCGAGGTCATCGTTGGCGGTCGTCGGATCGACGCCGGGCCTTCGGTCTTTACCATGCGCTGGGTGTTCGAGGAGATCTTCGCGGAGGCCGGCGTCTCGCTTGCCGACTATTTGCAACTCCGACCGGTTGAGATATTAGCACGCCACGCCTGGAGCGAGGATGAGCGTCTGGACCTGTTCGCCGACCAGGAGCGCTCCGTCAACGCCATCGGGGATTTCGCCGGCGCCGCCGCCGCCGAAGGTTATCGCGCCTTCTGTAAGCAGGCCCGGGCCATCCATGAAACCCTGGACGCGCCCTTCATCCGCGCCTCGCGACCCAGCCCGTTGGGATTGCTCGGTCGCTGCGGGCTAAACGGATTCGCAAGTCTGGGCAACATCAAGCCCTACGATAGCCTGTGGCGGACATTGGGCGTGTACTTTAAAGACCAGCGACTGCGCCAGTTGTTCGGCCGTTACTCCACCTATTGCGGATCGTCCCCGTTCCTGGCCCCGGCGACGCTGATGCTGATCGCCCATGTGGAACAGCAAGGCGTTTGGCTAGTGGAGGGCGGGATGCATCAAACCGCCGTCGCGCTGGCACGGCTCTCTCAAGCACTTGGCGCGACCATTCAATACGAGATGGACGTGTCGGAAATCCTGGTCGAACGTGGGCGAGCGGCCGGTGTCCGGCTTGCCAACGGAGAAACCATCGCCGCCGATGCCGTCGTGTTCAATGGCGACGTCGCCGCCCTGTCCAAGGGTCAACTCGGCGCACGGGTCGCGAAGGCGGTCACCCCAGCCCGGCCCAACAGCAGATCCCTTTCGGCGATCACCTGGAATCTGGTGGCCGAGACCGAGGGTTTCCCGTTACTTCGGCACAATGTTTTTTTCGCGCGGGATTACGCCGCCGAATTCGATGATCTCTTCAACCGCTCCCGCACCCCACGGGAGGGGACAGTCTACGTCTGTGCTCAGGATCGCGGCGACCGCGACGAGACGGTCCCGAGCAAACCCGAGCGACTGTTATGCCTGTTGAACGCCCCTGCCACCGGCGATAGGCATGCATTCGACGCTTCGGAGATCGAGCACTGCGAGGAGCGGGTCTTCTCCCTATTGCAACGCTGTGGTCTGCGGGTGCACAGACACCCCGAGAACAGCCTGGTCACGACACCCGAAGTATTTAATCGCCTCTTCCCGGCCACCGGGGGTGCCCTGTACGGTCAAGCGACCCACGGTTGGACGGCAGCCTTCATGCGACCGGCTTCCCGCGGCAAGATCCCGGGCTTGTATCTGGCGGGGGGCAGCGTGCATCCTGGCGCGGGCGTGCCAATGGTGGCGCTGTCGGGTCGGCTGGCGGCCGCGAGCCTGCTTGCGGACATCGGTTCGACCTGACAGTCATACCTGGCAATTAGGCGAATTCCGGAAATGACTTTACCAAGCGCTAAACCCGTAGGAGCCCGCTTGCGGGCGACGGGTGGGGCACACGTAAGGTATTTAGGCGGGTCACGTCGCCCGCAAGCGGGCTCCTACGGTATTGATCCAGCCACGCCAGCTCACGATCCTTTTCCATCCATGCGGAGCCCTGACCTTCATTCAGCGCAATGCCCGCGGTATCCGGAACGGTAACAGCACTTGCACCCAGCGCGAGTCGAAGCGGTCGAGGCACACGCTCTCATGCATCGCGGTCACCGGCTCGCCGAGCAGGTGCGTCTCCAGCACGGACCGCGTGTAAAATGGTGTGTTCTCCAGGGTTTCGGTCACGCGCGCGGTCTGTTGCGGGTCCACCCGGGTGCCGCGTTGCATCAGCCAGGCCGTGGTCGGTAACGTCGCGTGCGGCGGCACATCGATCCGTTCCACGTCGCCCGCCGGATCGAAGTGCAGGCCCAGCTCTGTCCGGTGCCCATCGCGCCGCGCCGCGTCATAGAGGACTGCGGTGCCGCCATCCTTTAGCTCGGCGCGCGACCACTCCCAGTAGCGGAACGCCTTCTCCAGCGGTTCGCTGCCCCAGTTGGAATCGAGATAGCCGTGGCCCGCCCAACTCAGGGCCGGCTGGTCGAGTTGCACCTCGACGCGCGCGCCTGGGGCAATCGGTGCCCAGCGATGGCGCCCCGCGCCATCCAGAAAATACGGCTGGCCGGCCACCGTGCGCGGATACAGCTTGACCGTGCCGCGGATGCGCCGGGGAATCGGCACCGCGATTTCCTCAATCCGGATGGTCAGACAGGTGCCGTCCCAGGACAGCGCGCTTGGCCCGATCTCCAGCCGGGAAGCGTCCCGCCGTAGCGCGGAGCGGCCCCGCTCGGTCATGCTCCAGCGTTTGCACGCGCCGTAGAGCGCGACATTCAGCGAGTTATGATTCAGCGGATCGCTGTCGCCGCGCCGGCGCGCCCAGGCGTAGTAGGGGGAAAAGCAACTGCCGACCTGCGCGATCAGCGTGATCCCATGCCGCCGGTCGTCGCTGAAGGCGTCGACATACCACCAAAGATAGCCCTCCGGCATGACCGGCGCGTCGAAGCGCGGTCCGCAGCCAGGCTCGCAGCCACCCGCCAGCGCGAGTTCGTCGCCATGGATACCCTCGGCACCAGGGGCGCGCCCAGCCCCTTGCGGGGAGGCGTCATCTCGAACGCCGTGGGTCTGGCTGCCTTCATTGCCTCCAGCTAGCGATGCATCGTCAGCCAGCGGCGCGCCAGGTTGCCGAAAGTCTATTCCTCGCATAAAGCCATCTCCGAATTTAAACCGCGCCCGGTGCGGTATGCGATGTTTTTAGATTGGGTCGGCCTTGGCACCATCGACGATCACCAGAGTTGGCGCGGTTTAAGATATTAAATAATATAAAATTTCAAACCGCGTCTCCACTGAGGCTGGTGAAATCCCCAGTGCTAAACACAAACTGAAAATTACGCATATCGCGCTGGACGCAGTTTCGCGTCACCAATAGCTCATCGGCTTGGCCACCATCCAATACAGACCGGCGAGCAGCGGCACCGTCGAGAGAAGGCCCCAGATCAGCCAGGTGCGGCTGTCTTTTCGATACTCTGGCGGCACCTCGCCGATGACCGCAAAATCCTGCGCCCAACGTGCCTGCCTGACCTGAATCGGCACGAGAATACCCAGCCAAACGGCCCCCGCCAACGCCAGCATGAGTTGGCCGAGGACGATCCAGGGGGTTTCGATCACCGACATGTGACCCACGTAAGCCGCGCCGTAGCCACCGACAACCATCAAAAAACCGCCCGAGAGGGTAAACGAAAAGTCAGTCACCGTCACCAACCATTGGGCGAACGCCATGATTTGCGTCTTGTTCGTGCGATCGGCAAACACCTTCCAGAGGGCGGTGACCGTGACATTTCCAGCCATCAAGACAAGCCCTAGAATATGTATGGATTTGAAAAATGCATACAACATAATTGACACTCACCGCAAAGTTTAGAGGAGAGAAGGGTACCGATCCCCCAAGGGCGCTGACGCGGGCAGTATTGTCATGAATATGCGTCGGTGGCTGGAGAATGATCGGATGATTCGGGAGCCTATCAGGCCTGCTCAGGAAGACATCGTCAACCTCGATGCGGCGAAACACACCGCTGGACGGGCCTAAAACCGCACCGCTGGCGAGTTATTCTAGTGTCGGACAGGCGCCCTGCATAGGTATTTATACGGTACCGACTGGGCGACTGTCGGCGTCGTTGTGCTAAACTGCACCTCCGCAAAAATCCGTTTGCGCCGACGCGGGCCAATTGGGATTGGCTTCGGCGATGGCCGAAGCGGTCTTGGTCCCTGCGAATCAACCCGATATCAGGAGGCTTATTTTGAAAGTCGTTGTTTTCGGCGCGACCGGCAAGGCCGGGCGCGCGGTCGCGTTGACCTTGCTGGCGGCGGGACATCAGGTGACTGCCTTTGGACGCAGTCCGGCGAAGCTCCCCGCACAGAAAGGAATCTCCATGATCGTGGGCGATGCCATGAACGCCGTCGATGTGGCGTCCGCCGTGGCCGGTCAGGATGCCGTCGTGGTCAGCCTGGGCGATTCCCTCAACCCCGTTGTCCTGAAGCTGGGAGCCAGGCTGGGAGTTAAACGCAACACCCATCCCAACATCTGCGAGGTCGGCACGGCCAACGTGATCGCCGCGATGGCGGCCGCCTCGGTCAAGCGGTTGATCTGCACCACCGCCTACGGTGTCGGCGACACGCGCGACAGGTTGTCGCCATTGTTCAGGCTGTGGTTCCGCGTCCTGCAGTTGGGCGAGCAGTTGGCTGACAAGGAGCGGCAAGAGACGCTGGTCAAGGACAGCGGCCTGGACTGGACACTGATCCAACCGGTCGGCCTGACCGACGGCGCCGCCACCGGACGCTGGCTGGCCAGCACCTCGGGCGATCGGCGCAAGCGAACCGTCAGCCGGGTCGATCTCGCTGACTTCATTGCCCAAGTCCTAGAGGGTGGCGGCTACGTGCGGGAGACGGTCGTCTTGTCGCAACTCGCCATATCGGAACGAGATTTTGCGACAAACGCGGTTTGATCTCTCTGGTTCTTTCGCCATCGCGACGATAACCCGTTGGCATTCTTTCACGCGACCGGCGCCGCCGATCGCTCCGAACGCCGCATCACTGACTCGAACCTCACCCCGGCCAGCCGTTCCGATATCTCCCAGAGACGGGCGGCGGCCGGGCCGTCCAGCGCCTTGGTCGGAATCTTGGCCGTTCCGGGCGGACCCTTGAGTTCGTGCCATCCCGAGGGTCCGTAGAACCCGCCGCCTCGCGCATCCGGCGACGTCGCGGCGAACAGGATCGGCAAGGCGGCTAGCCCAGCCGGCGGGCTGAACGGAAGCAAGACCGGCTTCGCGATCCGCCAGAGCACCGCTCGCAAACCGCGCGAGGCGGGTCCGTTGCCGATGATGTCGGTGCGGGCATAGCCCGGATGGGCCGCCATGCCATCGATCCCCCAGCCAGCGGCCTCGCTGCGGCACTGGATTTCCAATGCCAACATCAGCAGCGCCAGCTTGGTCATCCCATAGGTCCGGAACGGGACATAGGCTTGTTCCGATTGCAGGTCGGTGAGATCGATCGAATCCAAATCCGCGGCAAGGCTGCTGACGTTGACCACGCGCGCGCCGGGGATGCGCCGCAGCAGCGGTAGCAGCCGGGCCGTCAGGGCAAAATGACCGAGATAGTTGGTGGCGAACTGAAGCTCGAAGCCGTCGACCGTCACTTGCCGTTTGGGAAGCGCCATGACCCCGGCATTATTGACGAGTAGGTCGATGCCACGACCCACGACAAGCAGCGTCTCCGCGAAGGCGGCTACCGAGTCGAGCGAGGCCAAGTCGAGCCGCTCGAAGCGCACTGTCGCGCCAGGATGAGCAGCGCGGATGCGCGCCAGGGCATTCGCGGCCTTGGTCTCGTTGCGGCCCGCCAGCACGACATCGGCACCCGCTCCCGCCAGCGCGAGCGCCGTCTCGTAACCGAGCCCGCCGGTAGCTCCGGTGACGACGGCCAGCCGCCCGCGTTGTGACGGGATGTCGACAGTTGTCCAGCCCATCGTCCATTGATCTCCAGTAAATAGAGGTAGATGCGCGTCAAGTTACGGGGAACGCCTAGGCACTGCATTGACATTTTTGGAGTCGGCCCCGCATGCGGAGTCGCGTTTCATCCATGACCCGCTCCCGCACATGCCGGTTTGGCTCTCGCTTGCCGGACGCCGACACCCTGGATCTCATGTAACCGCCCCGGCAGTTGGCCGATGCGCCACGGCCAGGACGTAATCGAACCCGTCATGCAGCGACGTCTTGGACATGCGGCGAAGCAGCCAGCCCACGGGGCCAAGCCGCCGGCGCAGCCCCGGATCATCAACCAGGGCGCGAGACCAGCCCGGGAGCACCTGATCGCGGATCGAGTTCACCCGCACCGCCTCGAACCCGGCCGCGGCGAGCTTCGCGGCGTAGACCTCGCGCGGGTAGACATTGGCGCGCGGCACCGAGAGCGCGGCGCGGACGGCATCGTTCAGCAACGCCCGCAACGGATGGCGCCACGGATCGACAGCGGGTCCAGTCGGAATCGAGTCGGCGAGCACCAGGCGCCCGCCCGGCCGCAGCAGGCGAGCGGCCTCGGCAAAAAAGCGCTCGCGGGTCTCGAAGTGGAAGGCGCATTCAAGCGCGATGACCACGTCGCAACAGGCGTCCGGCAGTCCGGTCGCGGTGGCCGAGCCTTCGCGCAGATCGATCCGCTCCTCCAGGCCGAGTTCCCGGACGCGCTCCCGTGCTACCCGCACCTGTTTAGGCGTGATGTTCAGGCCGATGATCCGCCGCGGGGAAAAGTGTCGGATCCAGTGGATATCCTGGTCGGCGAACCCGAAGCCGACATCCACGACCTCGTCGGCACTCGTGAGGCCGGCCGTCCGACCAACCAGATCGACCATCGCCTCGCAGGCCTCGTCGATGGTCCGCGCCCCGTCCCAGTAGCCCAGGTTCAGGTACAACCCGCGCTCGGTGAAGGCGTGGGTCGACGCGATCCGGTAAAGCCAGCGCGCCGGCAGGGTCGGGATCAGCCCGGCACCGCCACTGAATGCACCCTTGGATTCGCTCATGGCAGCCTCCTTCGACTGGCGGCCTGGAAAACCAATTGCCTCGTCAACCTTTGGCCGAGTCCAGGCGACTCCGCTCTTGCCAGCGTTGCCGCAGATCGACCAGGTGTATGACAAGCGCAACGAGGAACAGGGATGAGATCCAAACCCAGGCGGCACCAGAGAGGGCCGCGCGCGCGGCCAGCAACAGACAGGTACCGGGGGCGAGGATGAGCAGGGTTGAGAGCGGCGGCAAGGGGCAGCGGCCCATCCGCCACAGCACCATGAGTAGGATCGCCTCCAGGCCAATCAGTAACAGGACCAAGTCGATGGAGCGCCCGCTTGTAAAGAATTCAGTCATGGTCTCTTCCTTCTGCCTTATTAAGCGATCATTGTGCCGAAACGATACCGAAGAGGAAATTCAACCGCTCGCGACCGGGTATTGGTTCAATACTAAGCCCCCGGTCAGTGCGAGGGCAAGGCGGTCGATGGCAGAGGAAGGCGGATCCGCGGTGGTCTGGAGCAGCCCGGAAGAGCGGCGGACTGGCTGGCAGGGGTGAACCACCGCAGTAGATGCCTGCTACAAAGCATGGCCCATGCAGCAGTCTTGTCATGGGGTTTTGTCATTGCCCCCGACCAGCGAGCGTCGCTAGGCTTGCGTTCAGCCGCCAGCGCTTTCATCGCCCGGTTCAAGTCTCAAGCGTTTCCCACCGGGCTCTAGCCCGGCGACGAAAGCGAAACCTGCGAGCAATTTCGACATCTGTTCAGGATATGTCATGACACAGGCTCCTCTAACGGGCGGTCGCGCCGTCCCAAGCACGCGCGTCAACCGCCTCTGGCATCTCGGGCGCGCGACCACCGACCTCGCGGCTGGCATCGGCGTGCGGGGCCTGATCGATCTCGCGCGGGGCAATGGCGCATCGAACAGCGTTCAACTGAGTCCGGCGGCCCTTCAGCGCGTCACGAGTCGGCTCGCGCACATGCGCGGCGCGGTGATGAAGATGGGGCAGCTCATGTCCATGGACGGGTCGGACGTCCTCACGCCCGAGGCCGCCGCCATCCTGGGCACGCTCTGCGATCGCGCCGAGTCCATGCCGCTCAGCCAACTCGCGCCCCTGCTTGAGACCGAATACGGCAAGGACTGGAATCGACGCTTCCGGCGTTTCGGCTTCACGCCGGTCGCGGCCGCCTCCATTGGCCAGGTGCATCGCGCGGAGACCGCAGACGGACGTCATCTGGCGCTGAAGATTCAGTTCCCCGGCGTGCGCGAGAGCATCGATAGCGACATGGATAATCTCGTCTTCATCAGCCGCGCCATCAAGGGGATGGATCTGCAACCGATGTTCGCGGAGGCCCGCCGCCAGTTGCACCAGGAAGCCGACTACGAGGCCGAAGCCAACGCGCTGGAGACCTATCGCGGCCTGGTCGGCGAGGGCGCCGATTTCTTCGTCCCCGATGTGCATCGTGACTTCAGTACCGGGCGTATCCTGGCGATGGATTTCGCCGAGGGCATCGCGATCGATCGACTGGCCGCGCCGGAATTCACCCGGCATGACCGCGATCGCGCCGCCAACCTCGTCATGGAAATCGTCCTGCTTGAGCTGTTCCAGTTCAGCCTCGTGCAGACCGATCCGAACTTCGGCAATTTTCTCTATCAAATCGACACCGGCCGCGTCGTGCTGCTGGATTTCGGCTCCACCCACCCGGTTCCGCCCGCCATCGTCTCCGGCTATCGCGATCTGATCCGGGCCGCGATGGCGGACGACCGCGCGGCCATGTACCAGAGCGCCATCGCGCTGGGCTTCGCCCGCGAGGACACGCCGCTCGAGCAGACCGAGGCCATGCTCGATCTCATGCGCCTGTCGAGCGAAATGATGCGCCACCAGGGGCCTTATGATTTCGGCGCCTCCGACCTGTTCAAGCGCATCTACGAGCGCGGTCGGCAACTTCACGAGGAGGGCGCCTTCAGCCAGTTGCCCGATCCATCCAGCATGTTTCTGTACCGCAAGTTCCTCGGCGCCTTCATGCTCTGCCGCCGACTGCGCGCGCGGGTGGATCTGCCACGTCTGCTCGAACCCTATCTGTAAGGCAATCGACCGGATGAAATCATGTTGGCACAGCATAGGTGACCGGCTTTCACGCCCAGTTCATCGATACAGCCTTACGCGAGCATCGCGATGAGCCTCTCCGCCGCGCGCGCGGCGCCGTCGACAGGCTCCAGTTCAGCGGTCAGTCGGGTCGCGGCCTGCTCATACCGGGGCGTGCTCAGGACGCGTTCCAAGGCTCGAACCAGTTTGGGGGCGGTGAGCCTGCGCAACGGGATCACGCGCGCGACGCCGAGTTTGGTCGTGCGGAGGGCATTGTCCGGCTGATCGAAGGCCAGGGGCACGATCACCTGTGGGCGCCCGGAGCGCATGGCCCGCGCCAAGGTTCCGATTCCGCCCTGATGGACGACCGCGACCGCATGCGGGAAAACCGCTGAGTAGGGCAAATAGGGGAACGCCCTGATCCCGGGAGGAAGCTCGCCGAGTTGAGTCGGCCCGGTCAGCAGCACGGCCCGACGCCCCAGCCGCACCGCAGCCGACACCGCGTGTTCCCAGAACGAACCGGCAACCAACACGGCCAAGGATCCCAGCGCAAACACGAGCGGCGCTTCACCCTCGGCGAGAAAGGCCCTGAACTCGGCGAGTTGATCCGGATCGGCCTCACCGTCATAAACCGGGTTCCCGGTGATCTCGGTGCGTGCCGGCCAATCCGGCTGCGGTGCAGCGAGCGCCCGGTCGAACAGCGCCAAGTTCAGATAGGGTGAATACTGCCCCTCGAACAGGGCCGGACCGGCCAATGCCGAGACGCCAAGCTCGCGACGCAGCGCGTGCAGCGGGGCCTCCCAGGCGAAGACCTGCTTCCTGCCCATGGCGAACGCCGCGCGATGGAACCTCGGCCCGAGCCGACGCAATCCAAACAGCCAGGCCGCCGAGGGGATCAGCGGCGGGTCGTAGGTCGACATGAAGGACATCGGTGTCAGCAGGGTCGCCACCCAGGGCAGCCGACGCTGCTCGGCGACGATGGGCACTGTCATGCCAAGGGTCTGCGAGACCAGCAAATCGACACCGCTCGCCGCCTCCACCATCACCTGGTAGGTCTCGCGCAGTTGGGGCATCACCAGCTCGCGCACCAGGAACTCTTCGCCCCCGCGCGCAGTGAGCACGGCGAGCATCCGCTCCATGGCCGCCTGACCGTCGCCCTGAACGCTTGCCGTTGGGATCGTTTCGACGAACCCGACCCCCGCGCGCTCGACGGATTGCCGGTGTTCCCCGTTGGTGGCGATCACTGCGCCGTGTCCGCGCTCAAGCAGGGCCTTGGCCACCGCGATGTAAGGGTGAAGATCTCCGAGAGACCCCATGGTCGAAAAGAGAAGACGGGCCATGGCTCTCTCACTCTAAACCGCGTCCAGCACCAGGGGCCGTGCGTGGCACGGCGGGCGTGAACACTGAAACAGCGCTGCTCGCTCTGGACGCGGTTTCGTTAACGCATGCTGACCGCGCGCTCGCGTTCTTCGAGTTGCTCGAACAACTCCAGCACCCAGATCACGCGACTGCCGCCGCTGCCCAAGGCTGGGCTCCTCTTCAGTTGCGGTGTCGCGGCAACGACGGCGTCGACCAGGAAGCGCGTTTCTTCGAGGGCGGGGGCGGCGATATAACGCGAGGTCAGGATAGCCTTGCCGAGGATGGGCGCCAAGAGTTGCAACTTCCGCT is part of the Thiocystis violascens DSM 198 genome and encodes:
- a CDS encoding methyltransferase, encoding MTLRNRVLANPRFQRWAASFPLTRPIARRRARELFDIVAGFVYSQILFACVRLRLFDLLSEGPQTADEVAKRLALPPDGARRLLRAAASLRLVESRGADCYALGELGAAMMGNSGITSMIEHHAMVYADLSDPVALLRGEAERHDLKDYWAYVGADAPASARDQAVGGYTDLMADSQQLIAGEVLDVYSLKDHRCLLDLGGGDGTFLVAAAKRWPHLRVILFDLPAVADRARARFEREGLADRATAVGGDVLRDPLPEGADLVSLVRVLHDHDDAVAQAIMVAARRGLPPGGTLMVAEPMSGTPGAEPIGDAYFGFYLLAMGSGRPRTPRELEQMLLVAEFDRVRAVSTRQPILTQLLLARRAG
- a CDS encoding polyprenyl synthetase family protein, which produces MDATTRIERALAAAIDTVAIAGCPPRLAEAVRHAVFPSGARVRPRLCLAVAAACGSRDFAAADAVGASIELLHCASLVHDDLPCFDDSPLRRGMPSVHRAFGEPLAVLAGDALIILAFEHLARSLAATPERLGPLLLTVSRSVGMPFGITAGQAWECEPRVSVEDYHRAKTGSLFAAATAAGAQVAGADADAWRVVGDRIGEAYQVADDLRDVAASAQEVGKPVGRDALLNRPSAAGELGVDGAIDRLRQLVKGAIDAIPACPGRDQLAEVLMAESRHIMPKNLAQRAA
- the crtD gene encoding 1-hydroxycarotenoid 3,4-desaturase CrtD — its product is MPTKSVIVIGAGIGGLVTAVQLASHGLKVRVLERAETPGGKMREVIVGGRRIDAGPSVFTMRWVFEEIFAEAGVSLADYLQLRPVEILARHAWSEDERLDLFADQERSVNAIGDFAGAAAAEGYRAFCKQARAIHETLDAPFIRASRPSPLGLLGRCGLNGFASLGNIKPYDSLWRTLGVYFKDQRLRQLFGRYSTYCGSSPFLAPATLMLIAHVEQQGVWLVEGGMHQTAVALARLSQALGATIQYEMDVSEILVERGRAAGVRLANGETIAADAVVFNGDVAALSKGQLGARVAKAVTPARPNSRSLSAITWNLVAETEGFPLLRHNVFFARDYAAEFDDLFNRSRTPREGTVYVCAQDRGDRDETVPSKPERLLCLLNAPATGDRHAFDASEIEHCEERVFSLLQRCGLRVHRHPENSLVTTPEVFNRLFPATGGALYGQATHGWTAAFMRPASRGKIPGLYLAGGSVHPGAGVPMVALSGRLAAASLLADIGST
- a CDS encoding carotenoid 1,2-hydratase, with the translated sequence MRGIDFRQPGAPLADDASLAGGNEGSQTHGVRDDASPQGAGRAPGAEGIHGDELALAGGCEPGCGPRFDAPVMPEGYLWWYVDAFSDDRRHGITLIAQVGSCFSPYYAWARRRGDSDPLNHNSLNVALYGACKRWSMTERGRSALRRDASRLEIGPSALSWDGTCLTIRIEEIAVPIPRRIRGTVKLYPRTVAGQPYFLDGAGRHRWAPIAPGARVEVQLDQPALSWAGHGYLDSNWGSEPLEKAFRYWEWSRAELKDGGTAVLYDAARRDGHRTELGLHFDPAGDVERIDVPPHATLPTTAWLMQRGTRVDPQQTARVTETLENTPFYTRSVLETHLLGEPVTAMHESVCLDRFDSRWVQVLLPFRIPRALR
- a CDS encoding DUF2269 family protein, which translates into the protein MLYAFFKSIHILGLVLMAGNVTVTALWKVFADRTNKTQIMAFAQWLVTVTDFSFTLSGGFLMVVGGYGAAYVGHMSVIETPWIVLGQLMLALAGAVWLGILVPIQVRQARWAQDFAVIGEVPPEYRKDSRTWLIWGLLSTVPLLAGLYWMVAKPMSYW
- a CDS encoding NAD(P)-dependent oxidoreductase; translation: MAEAVLVPANQPDIRRLILKVVVFGATGKAGRAVALTLLAAGHQVTAFGRSPAKLPAQKGISMIVGDAMNAVDVASAVAGQDAVVVSLGDSLNPVVLKLGARLGVKRNTHPNICEVGTANVIAAMAAASVKRLICTTAYGVGDTRDRLSPLFRLWFRVLQLGEQLADKERQETLVKDSGLDWTLIQPVGLTDGAATGRWLASTSGDRRKRTVSRVDLADFIAQVLEGGGYVRETVVLSQLAISERDFATNAV